Proteins from one Staphylococcus saprophyticus subsp. saprophyticus ATCC 15305 = NCTC 7292 genomic window:
- a CDS encoding aminotransferase class I/II-fold pyridoxal phosphate-dependent enzyme → MVISDRLAQVPDSYFAKTMGQPVEHGPLPLINMAVGIPDGETPTGIIDCFTDALREPNNQKYVAFHGKETFKQAIVDFYQRQYDVVLDKDDEVCILYGTKNGLVALPSCIVNPGENVLLPDPGYTDYKAGVLLADAHPQPLVLEPPYYLPQWDKVDRDILKNTRLVYLTYPNNPTGSVATQAVFDEAVAQFKGTKTKIVHDFAYSAFGFDHKNPSILQTEGAKDLAIEVFSLSKGYNMSGFRVGFAVGNKDMIQALKKYHTHTHAGMFGALQDAATYALNHYDDFLDEQSNIFKQRRDTFEAKLKEENIPFEPMKGGIFLWLKTPPNFDGESFVDYLLQEQSILVAPGIPFGEHGKNYVRISLALDDEQLKVAAERIQSLRHLYE, encoded by the coding sequence ATGGTGATTTCGGATAGATTAGCACAAGTACCAGATAGTTATTTTGCAAAAACGATGGGGCAGCCTGTTGAACATGGGCCGTTACCTTTAATTAATATGGCGGTAGGTATACCAGATGGAGAAACACCAACAGGGATTATTGATTGTTTTACAGATGCATTGCGAGAGCCTAATAATCAAAAGTATGTAGCATTTCATGGTAAAGAGACTTTTAAACAAGCGATTGTAGATTTTTATCAAAGGCAATATGATGTCGTGTTAGATAAAGACGATGAAGTCTGTATTTTGTACGGAACTAAAAATGGTTTGGTAGCTTTACCATCTTGTATTGTTAATCCTGGTGAAAATGTACTACTACCAGATCCAGGTTATACAGATTATAAGGCGGGTGTCTTATTAGCTGATGCACATCCACAACCGCTCGTATTAGAACCACCATATTACTTGCCTCAATGGGATAAAGTGGATAGGGATATATTGAAAAATACGCGATTAGTCTATTTAACGTATCCAAATAATCCTACTGGATCAGTAGCTACACAAGCTGTATTTGATGAGGCTGTAGCGCAATTTAAAGGTACAAAGACTAAAATAGTTCATGATTTTGCGTACAGTGCATTTGGGTTTGATCATAAAAATCCGAGTATTTTACAAACAGAAGGTGCAAAAGATTTAGCGATTGAAGTATTTTCATTATCTAAAGGATATAATATGTCCGGTTTTAGAGTTGGATTTGCAGTAGGCAATAAAGATATGATTCAAGCGTTGAAAAAATATCACACACACACGCATGCGGGTATGTTTGGTGCGTTACAAGATGCAGCGACCTATGCATTGAATCACTATGATGATTTCTTGGACGAACAAAGTAATATTTTCAAACAACGTAGGGATACTTTTGAAGCGAAGTTAAAGGAAGAAAATATTCCATTTGAACCGATGAAAGGTGGTATATTCTTGTGGCTAAAAACGCCGCCAAATTTTGATGGGGAATCATTTGTTGACTATTTATTACAAGAGCAATCCATACTTGTTGCACCGGGTATTCCGTTTGGTGAACATGGTAAAAACTATGTGCGTATATCATTAGCGCTTGATGATGAGCAATTGAAAGTAGCTGCCGAGAGAATCCAATCTCTGAGACATCTGTATGAATAA